ATGGTATTTGGTAGATTATCCTTGTGCTGAATTTACTAGAAACACGTTACAATTAAGAAAACACCTTGTATTGTATCTTGTAAAGTTTGTACATTTGAAGCAAGGAAAGTTAAAACTTCCTTCCGATGATTTTCTCTCCATACTAGAGGGCAAGTTGTCATGTAATGGTGATAGGAAATGACAAACTGTGGTGTTAaatggtgttttgtgtttgtgtgtgtgtgtgtgtgtgtgtgtgtgtgtctgtgtgtgctgcaggaatTTGATGACCCCAGGGATGCTGAAGATGCTGTGTATGAGCTAGATGGCAAAGAGCTTTGCAATGAAAGGTACAATGCCTTCTGAACCCATCCTTAAGTATAGTTTCCATCTCCAAGTCCCCTGTGCTGTAGTGGGTGCATTAGGACCAGTGATGCAGTGCCAAACTGCAGACAAACATCagtatttgaaaaaataaaatatcagaaaacacacatttaacttAAGTCACCTCCATGCTACCTACTGTGATTTAGATTaggattttatgtttttaaaaattatgcCTGTTAGAAAGAAAGTTTCAGTGGGTTTATCCTCTATTACATTCCTGATGGTGACCTGATCTTCTCATACATGCCAGTGGTATTcagttgattgactgattgattgattgattgattgattgatagggTGACTATTGAGCATGCCCGTGTGCGTCTACGTGGCGGCCGAggcagaggaggtggaggaggtcggTTTCCTGAGCGCTATGGCCGAGGCTCACAGGACGGtcggaggtaaaaaaaaaaaaaaaaagaaagaaagaaagaaaagaaaaacatgaagaaaatgtCTTTACCAAGATGTCAAATCTCTACTTGTAGGTGTAGTTAATAGCTGAAATTCACTGattcacttgttttaattttgtgttatcACTCTGGAGTAGATGTTACTTTTTTCAAAAAGTGGATatcttgtttttaaaatgaaactccTCATTGGGGTTTACAACATTTGATTTTGCTAGTAATGACCAATATTTAGTATGTCAACTTGGACCCTACAGTCCTTATGGTATACAAGATACTCCACTATGAAATGTTTGAGTTGATCACTGTGTGTTCATGAAACTGGAGAATTTCTTCCCCCAACTGTGAGACGCATGAATAATAAGTGGTAAGGCCTGTAATTATTAGCTGGAGGCTTGTTTGCTGTTGGTTTTTGcagtctctgtttgtctctgtttttagtGAGACTCAAAATAGGCAAGCCAAAATGTTTGCGCAAACACAAGGCCAAGCATTAATCATGTTTACTTGTGGCTTTTGCAGTGCTCACACTTCAGTATTCCTCAGTGTTCCTTTACATGGATCGTTTTTCCAAGCCAGAAGAGGATTTGACTTTGGTTGATAAAGTGCTTGACTTTGTAGCGGTCACATTGACCTGTTatgtatggggaaaaaaaaccttcaagGCAATGTCCTTGCTTTTCTTGCTGATATGTATTTTATTGCCTGTGGGGCAAAAGCCTCAGTAATCAGTAGTTTCTTGAAAGGGGCACCGCCTCGTAAGTAATACTACATTCTCGAGATGTCAGTGCAGTGTAGCGCCCTTTAAACACAGAATTCTGTGTTTAAAGGGCAtgtgttttaaggaaaaacaggaaagatTTTTCAGCAAAGGTTTCTGAAGTGCAGTAATTTAGCATCAACTTTGCAACATGCACTGTACATGGTATGTAGGGTGACATGTTCATCATCTTCAAAATACACTTGTGGTTCAATTTGCAATATCACATGACCTTAAATCTGTTAAAGCTGCAGTGTAGTAAATGTTGAAAAACCTCCATATTTCTGATGTAAAGTTGCTCTTGCAGTTGTTAATTTTCTGTGTTAGTTAGCTGGCTAACATTTCATGATGTAACTGGCATAACATTAGCTTTAGAATGGGGAAAAGTattttatataataaataaagaaacactCGGGGatatctgttttctttcctATTTTTTCCAAGTTGGATCAGTGGAAATCACAGGTTGTAATTACCTGCTGGGAATTTCATCTTGGAAAGGAATGCTCTGTGCATCCCAGAGAGCCTTGACATGTGTTGACCTTGCTTTTGAACAAGCAGCTAATGAGAGCTTTCAGGCTTTGCACTGAGGACTGTGCACATTatgtcaacatgtttttgtgaACAAGCTGACACTGTTCCCTGTTTTGTTGATTGTTAAAAGTCAGTGTACATGTTCCCATGTTCCAGTCGAAATCCTCCTCCAATGCGCACTGAGAACCGCCTGATCGTGGAGAACCTGTCGTCTCGTGTCAGCTGGCAGGTCAGTTTTACCTCACGTTTGTTACACACAACCAGCTTCTGAAAGCTGCAACAGCACTAATGTTATATCACCTCCAGCAGTCTGCCTCAATCCATTTACACATGAAATTGTCACATTTCTATGTAATACAAAACCATAGCAATTCTGTATTTGGAATCAAAATGCTAATTTTGGATTGAGTGCTAAAAGTAAACACTTACCTATTACAGTCAGGTCCAATTTGTTCATTCAAAATCTGTCAGTGCTCTTGTAACTCTGCATCTTACGCAGCTAAttactgagagagaaaaagagcagtagcaacaacaaaaaaaataatttgttcctGTTTTCAAATTTTAACCAATTCTTCACCCCTTTATTTGCCAGCCTGACTGTTGTGTCGTATGGAAGAGCTCGCTTATGGTGGAGTTAACCCCTTCTGGGTCCTTCTGTCTGGGTTGAGCCTGTGGTGTCAGCCAATGTGTCCTACTCCTAGTTGACGCCTGCTGGTCATGTGAGCGCTCGCTCCCCACACTAGAGGCTCTGGCGGCCCCTTCGCTCGCCCGCAACGCCCCTCTGTCGAAGGTGCAGGGGCGCCAGGTGTGTGgctgagagcgagagagagcaaacaaacagagagttggcagagagagaggagagcagaggaaagagcGAAAGAATCACTGgcggtgatggtggtggtggcgtATTGATCGATGGTTCGTTAATTTGAGAGGCTTCGATCGATCGATatctcccccccctcccttccccccctCCGGTGTTCCCGCACAtcgcgagcgagagagagagtgagttcCTCCCAGGTGCCCATGGATATTATCTGCTGTTATCCCGGGGTTATGGTGGGCTAGGAGAGCCTGCGGCCCACCCCAAAGGGTTTCGCTCTCAGGTAGTAGTTTCCTCTCTTCCACCCTGTTCACTCTCTTTACCGAGGTGGGGTGCCGAGAAAGGGGTGGTCCCAGCGCGGAGCCCTGTGCCCTCCAAGGAAACTGGGGCTCTTAGCGCTGCCCAAGCGGCGCCTCTGCAGTTCATGCAGATGTATTCACCTCTCTGTAGATGTAAAGAACAGCAGGTCCAAGAATCTCAAGACTCACACAGTTGCAAAGGCACAGCCTATCCACTTAGTGACTGACATTATACTTTATAATATGCAAGTTGCATTGATGAagattttagattttaaaaaatatatattttaattattttaattcaagGACATGCTGATTGattgaacatgttttttgagGTTCTTGGACCCATCATCCTCCTTATCTGCAGTAGCCTGTGTAGTGCTCTCAGTATATCTAACCGTTTCTCTTTGGGTAAATCAATCATGTTTTATGGCTCAACCTGTGCTCGTGTCCTGAATCCTGCCCTAACTTGGCTGTTGTTCACATGTATAGGACCTGAAAGATTTCATGAGACAAGCTGGAGAGGTGACATTCGCAGATGCCCATCGCCCCAAGCTCAATGAAGGGTAGGACATCCATTCCTTTATCTGTCTCCATGAACTGACTGATGAGGTTTGAAAGGAGAGTACAAGTTGAGGAAAATTTATAATCTGCTGTGTGGAAAAATACAGAATTTAGATTCCAAggcatatttgtttttctgttttgacagAGTGGTTGAGTTTGCTTCTTACAGCGATCTGAAAAATGCCCTTGAAAAACTGTCTGGAAAGGAAATCAATGGCAGGAAAATCAAGCTCATTGAGGCAGCTAAGAAGAGGTGAGTTTTCTGCTGGCACCTCAATTCACTGATGTCCTCAATAGCATCCTCACAAAATTAGCTCATTGTCGTTGATGGATCTTTTGTTAAACCTGTGCTAGACAAGAATCAGCCGCCTTTGCTGTCTAAATCACAAAGGGGTGCTGCAACCGAGCATCCCATCCCCTCTAACTGAGACACCATAGATTCACCCTGTTTTCCCAGAATAATTTGTAGGGAGGTAACAGAAGTTTGTGATGCAAAATTTTACAATACCAACAACTGACTATTGACATGCAGgagtttttatttacattgtttGCTAGGCTGGCTAGTTTTCACTTGGGTTATTACACTTTCCCTGAGCCCATCTTAATTAAGAGTTCATTTCATGGTAACTGTATTTGGTTGCCAGTGTAATTTAGTACTGATTAGTAGCATCCTGTATCTGAGCTTTTCCCTTTATGAGGCTAAGCCCAAACTGAGACGATGTTTTTTTAGTCATTCCACCACCTCCTGTGTGTTGCCTTCCATCAGATGGGCGGTGCTTCATTTAAAACCTTTTGAAAACACAGTTTTGGCCCTCTTTTGCATGAGCCATAGTCAATACTCTGTTTTTGAGCTTGTTTTAATCATTCTGTGCAACTCTACAAAAGTGTAGCATAGAGGAAACcgtcttttctgtttcttttcctcagGTCAAGGAGTCGCTCCCggtctgacagctcctctcGTTCACGCTCCCGATCTCGTGGTCACTCTCCATCACGCTCCCCCAGGCGCTCTCGCTCCCGCAGCCCCACTAAGGGCCACAATGTGTCCCGCTCTGCCACCAGCTCCCCACCAACCGGCTCCTCCCCTCCAGCCCTCAGAGGCAAGGAGCCAACCAAACGCTCCTCTAAGACCAGCAAGTCTGCCACCCCGCCCTCCCCTCCGCCTGCCCAGCGAGCATCTGCCTCCCGCTCGCGTTCCCGTTCACGCTCCCGTTCCCGTTCGCCATCTACCGACAGCCAACGCTAAAGCTGTATTCACTTAG
The genomic region above belongs to Myripristis murdjan chromosome 24, fMyrMur1.1, whole genome shotgun sequence and contains:
- the srsf5b gene encoding serine and arginine rich splicing factor 5b; amino-acid sequence: MSGCRIFIGRLNPSAREKDVERFFKGYGRIRDIDLKRGFGFVEFDDPRDAEDAVYELDGKELCNERVTIEHARVRLRGGRGRGGGGGRFPERYGRGSQDGRSRNPPPMRTENRLIVENLSSRVSWQDLKDFMRQAGEVTFADAHRPKLNEGVVEFASYSDLKNALEKLSGKEINGRKIKLIEAAKKRSRSRSRSDSSSRSRSRSRGHSPSRSPRRSRSRSPTKGHNVSRSATSSPPTGSSPPALRGKEPTKRSSKTSKSATPPSPPPAQRASASRSRSRSRSRSRSPSTDSQR